From a region of the Tenggerimyces flavus genome:
- a CDS encoding ankyrin repeat domain-containing protein, protein MRDAHHAAPARPVGAELPARRHRALAAPERCGPERLRRSQARTERDRDRVPRVIDVAIGWPTPLIAAVSAGQVATVQLLLDRGADPNAPAGNGQTPLQATKFAGDTADVITALLRQSGAVDV, encoded by the coding sequence ATGCGGGACGCTCACCATGCGGCCCCCGCCCGTCCTGTGGGCGCGGAACTTCCAGCACGTCGCCATCGTGCGCTTGCTGCTCCAGAACGGTGTGGGCCTGAACGCCTCCGACGGAGCCAAGCTCGGACTGAACGCGATCGTGACCGGGTTCCCCGGGTCATTGACGTCGCCATCGGCTGGCCGACACCGCTCATCGCGGCGGTCTCGGCTGGCCAGGTGGCCACCGTTCAGCTCCTGCTCGACCGCGGCGCCGACCCGAACGCGCCGGCCGGCAACGGCCAGACTCCCTTACAGGCCACGAAGTTCGCCGGCGACACGGCCGACGTGATCACTGCCCTACTCCGCCAAAGCGGCGCGGTCGACGTCTAG
- the gshB gene encoding glutathione synthase, which produces MNIAFVVDPLESLDASIDTSVGLMHAAQERGADVWVTEAGQLEAVNGRARATARRVRLAPSRPSEGHRWTVPDPWFTATVPQQVWLDDMVAVFVRTEPPVDDVYTTAMLILDLLDPSRTAIVNDPTGIRVCSEHLLPLRFPDLIPPTIVTADARTIRSFVAEHDGAVVKPVDGFSGRGVLRLDRHDPNLTSLIEIATGNGDHAVVVQRYLREVDAGNKRIFMFGGEPVGALHRFPVAGDFRIGNPTAEAPITKRDREICQRLAPTLRRYGIHLAGLDVIGPYLIEVNVTSVGALRKADALLGWTLCADLLDDVLAPHTHRRTA; this is translated from the coding sequence ATGAATATCGCGTTCGTCGTCGACCCGCTGGAGTCCCTGGACGCCTCCATCGACACCTCCGTCGGGCTCATGCACGCCGCGCAGGAACGGGGCGCGGACGTCTGGGTCACCGAGGCCGGACAGCTCGAGGCCGTGAACGGCCGAGCCCGCGCCACCGCGCGCCGCGTCCGACTGGCGCCGTCGCGACCGAGCGAGGGGCACCGCTGGACCGTGCCCGACCCCTGGTTCACCGCGACCGTGCCGCAGCAGGTCTGGCTCGACGACATGGTGGCGGTCTTCGTACGCACCGAACCACCCGTCGACGACGTCTACACGACCGCGATGCTGATCTTGGACCTCCTCGACCCGTCGCGCACCGCGATCGTCAACGACCCCACCGGCATCCGGGTCTGCAGCGAACACCTGCTCCCGTTGCGATTCCCCGACCTCATCCCGCCAACGATCGTCACCGCCGACGCGCGCACCATCCGGTCGTTCGTCGCCGAGCACGACGGGGCAGTCGTCAAGCCCGTCGACGGATTCTCCGGTCGCGGCGTGCTGAGGCTCGACCGCCACGACCCCAACCTCACGTCCCTCATAGAGATCGCCACGGGCAACGGCGACCACGCGGTCGTCGTCCAGCGCTACCTCCGCGAGGTCGACGCCGGCAATAAACGGATCTTCATGTTCGGCGGCGAACCGGTCGGCGCACTGCACCGCTTCCCGGTCGCCGGCGACTTCCGGATCGGCAACCCGACCGCTGAAGCGCCGATCACCAAGCGGGACAGGGAAATCTGCCAACGCCTCGCGCCGACGTTGCGCCGGTACGGCATCCACCTGGCCGGCCTCGACGTGATCGGTCCCTACCTCATCGAGGTCAACGTCACCAGCGTGGGCGCGCTCCGCAAGGCCGACGCGCTCCTCGGCTGGACGCTCTGCGCCGACCTGCTCGACGACGTCCTCGCACCCCACACCCACAGGAGAACAGCATGA
- a CDS encoding ATP-binding protein produces MTSTDALVGRQEELALLRRRLASARAGSGHLVVVSGPAGIGKTRLVEELVRDCPVVGWGAGLVDAGMPALWPWVRAVRDWPSPRDAVAALVGGSTQHGYGSAEEAAASTFTADTAVVDALAEQAAASPGLVVVLDDLQWADAATLRLLDRLGAEIRRLPLLVVGTHRDAAALPADRSAEVVNLGPLSPTEAAAMLSTAVEGADQAAIGRAVELSGGSPLYLRTLTKVAVEALRGDRDWDGATGAAPELRHLVAAAMRASGPRVAADIEALSVLGPVMEPDVVARLLGVLSASAVVERLLPAVPAGLMEVHSGDRVRFAHALVRDAAYASLSPSRRTALHRLAAELLEPLAVGRDERAGTVARHWLLAEEPERAVGWAIRAAAAALAAGAYEDAASYLQLALDTGSTADRAELLLDLARALYLAGRIQQSAEACVQAAVEGELSGRAEVVGRAAIVIQGVGHPDVNQRLEDLSRRALRMPDCEMAPELRARVEAQLACALFEREADDEAAQWAADALERATASGDPNAELDAIRAYAWRYRQPRHDPEVIELGQRAIDLAARTARPLSALWAHTWRSDAAIHQADMAWAQRELGEMRTLADRTRLPLVRWHVLRREATIAALVGDFGTSRERSARANEIAGDWQDVSIRFTRFGQSLSLALLRDDPADLMPGWTDFLGGVRGYPLVAQTAMAVGLRLSGRSDEALDLYRSLIGRLDEMRTGLGPPALSYLAELAVAFDDPDGCRGVRTQLEDIFGGAVAIGAGTVAYLGSLGRVLAELDLGCGEISAAVAHYEEGLRVDALLGARPYVALGSLGLARALFASSLPRAVSLARAAAAEARRLDMPGLLRAADAFLTEAAAASRSASPLSPREREVSALVAQALSNRDIASRLVLSERTVESHVRSILAKTGLTTRTELVRWHLEQQDL; encoded by the coding sequence ATGACCTCGACGGACGCGCTGGTCGGACGCCAGGAGGAGCTCGCCCTCCTGCGGCGCCGGCTTGCGTCCGCCCGTGCCGGGTCGGGTCACCTGGTCGTGGTGAGCGGGCCCGCCGGGATCGGTAAGACCCGGCTGGTCGAGGAACTCGTGCGGGACTGCCCCGTCGTCGGCTGGGGTGCCGGTCTCGTGGACGCGGGGATGCCCGCGCTCTGGCCGTGGGTCCGGGCCGTACGCGACTGGCCGTCGCCGCGCGATGCCGTTGCTGCCCTGGTCGGCGGGTCCACGCAGCACGGGTACGGCTCCGCCGAGGAGGCCGCGGCGTCGACGTTCACCGCCGACACCGCTGTGGTGGACGCGCTCGCCGAGCAGGCCGCGGCGTCGCCGGGGCTGGTGGTCGTCCTCGACGACCTGCAGTGGGCGGACGCGGCGACGCTGCGCCTGCTCGACCGGCTCGGCGCGGAGATCCGGCGGCTGCCGTTGCTCGTCGTCGGGACGCATCGTGACGCCGCGGCGCTGCCCGCGGACCGTTCGGCGGAGGTGGTGAACCTCGGACCGCTGTCGCCGACGGAGGCCGCCGCGATGCTGTCCACCGCCGTCGAGGGTGCCGACCAGGCGGCGATCGGGCGTGCGGTCGAGCTCTCCGGCGGCAGCCCGCTTTACCTGCGTACGTTGACGAAAGTCGCGGTCGAGGCGCTGCGCGGCGACCGAGACTGGGACGGCGCGACCGGCGCCGCTCCGGAGCTCCGCCACCTCGTCGCGGCCGCGATGCGAGCCTCGGGACCGCGGGTCGCGGCGGACATCGAGGCGCTGAGCGTGCTCGGTCCCGTCATGGAGCCGGACGTGGTCGCGCGGCTGCTCGGCGTTCTTTCGGCCAGCGCGGTGGTCGAGCGGCTGCTGCCGGCCGTACCCGCGGGCCTGATGGAGGTCCACTCCGGCGACCGGGTGCGGTTCGCGCACGCGCTGGTGCGGGACGCGGCGTACGCCTCGCTCTCACCGTCGCGGCGTACCGCGCTGCACCGTCTTGCCGCTGAGCTGTTGGAACCACTCGCGGTGGGGCGAGACGAGCGGGCGGGCACGGTGGCCCGGCACTGGCTGCTCGCCGAGGAGCCGGAACGTGCTGTGGGGTGGGCGATTCGCGCGGCGGCGGCTGCGTTGGCGGCGGGTGCGTACGAGGACGCGGCCTCGTATCTTCAGCTGGCACTCGATACCGGTTCCACCGCCGACCGGGCGGAGCTGCTGCTGGATCTTGCCCGGGCCTTGTACCTCGCGGGGCGGATCCAGCAGAGCGCGGAGGCCTGCGTTCAGGCCGCTGTGGAGGGCGAGCTCTCTGGCCGCGCGGAGGTGGTCGGGCGGGCGGCGATCGTCATCCAGGGCGTCGGCCACCCGGACGTCAACCAGCGGCTCGAGGACCTGTCGCGGCGGGCGCTGCGGATGCCGGACTGCGAGATGGCGCCGGAGTTGCGGGCGCGGGTCGAGGCCCAGCTGGCCTGCGCGCTGTTCGAGCGGGAGGCCGACGACGAGGCAGCGCAGTGGGCTGCGGACGCGCTGGAGCGAGCGACGGCCAGTGGCGACCCGAACGCCGAGCTGGACGCGATCCGCGCGTACGCCTGGCGGTATCGGCAGCCTCGGCACGATCCCGAGGTGATCGAGCTCGGCCAGCGGGCGATCGACCTGGCCGCCCGGACGGCTCGACCCCTCTCGGCGCTGTGGGCGCACACCTGGCGTTCGGACGCCGCGATCCACCAGGCGGACATGGCCTGGGCGCAGCGCGAGCTCGGCGAGATGCGTACGCTCGCCGACCGCACGCGGTTGCCGCTGGTGCGCTGGCATGTGCTGCGCCGCGAGGCCACGATCGCCGCCCTGGTAGGCGACTTCGGGACGAGCCGCGAACGGTCCGCGCGGGCCAACGAGATCGCCGGGGACTGGCAGGACGTGTCGATCCGCTTCACCAGATTCGGCCAGTCGCTCAGCCTGGCGCTGCTGCGCGACGATCCCGCGGACCTGATGCCCGGGTGGACGGACTTCCTCGGCGGCGTGCGGGGTTATCCGCTGGTCGCGCAGACCGCCATGGCCGTCGGGTTGCGGTTGTCCGGCCGCTCGGATGAGGCGTTGGACCTGTACCGGTCGCTGATCGGGCGGCTCGACGAGATGCGCACCGGGTTGGGCCCGCCCGCTCTGTCGTACCTGGCCGAGCTCGCGGTGGCCTTCGATGATCCGGACGGGTGTCGCGGCGTTCGTACCCAGCTGGAGGACATCTTCGGCGGCGCCGTCGCGATCGGCGCGGGCACGGTGGCGTACCTGGGCTCGCTCGGACGCGTGCTCGCCGAGCTCGACTTGGGCTGCGGCGAGATTTCGGCCGCTGTCGCGCACTACGAGGAGGGGCTGCGCGTCGACGCGTTGCTCGGCGCCCGGCCGTACGTCGCCCTCGGCAGCCTCGGCCTGGCCCGCGCCCTCTTCGCGTCATCCCTCCCCCGCGCCGTCTCCCTGGCCCGCGCCGCCGCGGCCGAGGCCCGCCGGCTGGACATGCCCGGCCTCCTACGCGCCGCGGATGCCTTCCTCACCGAAGCGGCGGCGGCTTCACGTTCCGCCTCCCCGCTGTCACCGCGGGAACGCGAGGTGAGTGCCCTCGTCGCCCAAGCCCTCTCCAACCGCGACATCGCCTCGCGGCTGGTGCTGTCCGAGCGAACGGTGGAGAGCCACGTGCGCAGCATCCTCGCCAAAACCGGGCTCACCACCCGCACCGAACTCGTCCGCTGGCACCTCGAGCAGCAGGACCTCTAG
- a CDS encoding glutamate-cysteine ligase family protein — MDIADAVERLFAPARRPGGVGVEIELITVTDTAESCPVDPAVLAAGFDAAFVEAARPTFEPGGQLELSPPPRYSRARLIHDVHTLIGRATAIAHERGVRLETKGVNPYHSCADVPLRTPKPRYLAMQEAFDEVGPEGRRMMRLTASLQIAVDLFPGEAGHEQWLVANLAGPALAAAFDNSQGERTRIWQRADLRRTGYDGRYLDPTDPIGAYLDFAKAAPQLPIPETEDACYHLTTLFPPVRPRGGYLELRYLDAQPLERIGEAITTVETLLYDAQARRAALDLLMPRVGDLQQAWNESAAGRSPQTADLLEIVRPSLVGAA; from the coding sequence ATGGACATCGCAGACGCCGTCGAACGGCTCTTCGCACCGGCCCGACGCCCCGGAGGGGTGGGCGTCGAGATCGAGCTGATCACCGTGACCGACACGGCCGAGTCGTGTCCCGTCGACCCGGCCGTACTGGCAGCGGGCTTCGACGCCGCCTTCGTCGAGGCCGCGCGCCCGACGTTCGAGCCCGGCGGGCAGCTCGAGCTCAGCCCGCCTCCGAGGTACAGCCGCGCACGCCTCATCCACGACGTGCACACCCTGATCGGACGAGCGACCGCCATCGCCCACGAGCGCGGCGTACGGCTGGAGACGAAGGGCGTCAACCCGTACCACTCCTGCGCGGACGTCCCGCTGCGTACGCCGAAGCCGCGCTACCTCGCGATGCAGGAGGCGTTCGACGAGGTCGGGCCGGAGGGCCGGCGGATGATGCGGCTCACCGCGTCGCTGCAGATTGCCGTCGACCTGTTCCCGGGCGAGGCCGGTCACGAGCAGTGGCTCGTCGCCAACCTCGCCGGCCCGGCGCTCGCCGCCGCGTTCGACAACTCCCAAGGCGAACGCACGAGGATCTGGCAGCGCGCCGACCTCCGCCGCACCGGCTACGACGGGCGGTACCTCGACCCGACCGACCCGATCGGGGCGTACCTGGACTTCGCGAAGGCCGCACCCCAGCTGCCGATCCCGGAGACCGAGGACGCGTGCTACCACCTCACGACGCTGTTCCCGCCCGTCCGGCCACGCGGTGGCTACCTCGAGCTCCGCTACCTCGACGCCCAACCGCTCGAGCGCATCGGCGAAGCGATCACCACGGTCGAGACGCTGCTGTACGACGCGCAGGCGAGGCGGGCCGCGCTGGACCTGCTGATGCCGCGAGTCGGCGACCTGCAACAGGCGTGGAACGAGTCCGCCGCCGGGCGGTCGCCGCAGACCGCCGACCTCCTTGAGATCGTCCGCCCGAGCCTGGTAGGTGCCGCATGA
- a CDS encoding ankyrin repeat domain-containing protein, whose translation MDSAADVRELYGAAGTLLLELGADPNVLDDGGANALHHAAAAGSLEVASALLAAGADRDAGRSPCGPRPSCGRGTSSTSPSCACCSRTVWA comes from the coding sequence ATGGACTCTGCTGCCGATGTCCGCGAGCTCTACGGCGCGGCGGGCACCTTGCTGCTCGAGCTGGGCGCCGACCCGAACGTGCTCGACGACGGCGGCGCGAACGCCCTGCACCACGCGGCAGCCGCCGGCTCACTCGAAGTCGCCTCAGCCTTGCTCGCGGCCGGCGCCGACCGCGATGCGGGACGCTCACCATGCGGCCCCCGCCCGTCCTGTGGGCGCGGAACTTCCAGCACGTCGCCATCGTGCGCTTGCTGCTCCAGAACGGTGTGGGCCTGA
- a CDS encoding HNH endonuclease signature motif containing protein: MESTTCSNTIGGADGVSAWSMSDDQLATALLDNQAALHRHEARRLELIREADARNLAVSAGAANTAQWVAGVLRVPSAEAGAMVKLASHLDAELPATARALAEGEISVPHARVISRVVTMLPPQISTPELRSEVEATLLESAATFDPKVLSKVGNRLLETVAPDLADQVLELKLKQEEASAERDRFLRMSFDATSGTWRVTARLPKVVGERLKLVLDPLAAPQPGPDGRDTRLPEQRNVDALDEACRRLLAERLVPSHGGNPTQLVVTVTRTGGRTLHTGIELSRKLVDQLMCEADRTYLVKPEDQPGRVTLLTDTQQRLFQGKLRRILELRDGGCAFPGCDRPPGWCHAHHVVPWSKGGPTTRDNGVLLCGYHHRLIHQGAWQIRIALDGLPEFLPPDWIDSQRRPLRNHRLTPAA; the protein is encoded by the coding sequence ATGGAATCGACCACTTGCTCGAACACTATCGGCGGCGCCGATGGTGTGTCGGCGTGGTCGATGTCTGATGACCAACTCGCCACCGCACTCCTCGACAACCAGGCCGCCCTCCACCGGCACGAAGCCCGCCGGCTCGAGCTGATCCGCGAGGCCGACGCCCGGAACCTCGCCGTGTCGGCGGGTGCGGCGAACACCGCGCAATGGGTCGCCGGCGTCCTTCGTGTTCCTTCGGCTGAGGCGGGTGCGATGGTGAAGCTCGCCAGCCACCTCGACGCCGAGCTTCCTGCCACCGCGCGGGCGTTAGCTGAGGGCGAGATCTCTGTTCCGCATGCGCGGGTGATCTCGCGGGTCGTGACGATGCTGCCGCCGCAGATCTCGACCCCGGAACTCCGCTCCGAGGTCGAAGCCACCCTGTTAGAGAGCGCAGCCACCTTCGACCCGAAGGTCTTGTCGAAGGTCGGGAACCGGCTCTTGGAGACCGTCGCTCCGGACCTTGCCGACCAGGTCCTGGAACTGAAGCTCAAACAAGAAGAAGCCAGCGCCGAACGCGACCGGTTCCTGCGTATGTCCTTCGACGCCACGTCAGGCACGTGGCGGGTCACCGCCCGGCTGCCGAAGGTGGTCGGGGAACGCCTCAAGCTGGTTCTCGACCCGCTCGCCGCACCGCAGCCCGGACCCGACGGACGTGACACCCGCCTCCCCGAGCAGCGCAATGTGGATGCTCTGGACGAGGCCTGCCGGCGACTGCTCGCTGAGCGGTTGGTGCCCTCTCATGGCGGGAATCCCACCCAGCTGGTCGTCACCGTCACCCGCACGGGTGGCCGGACCCTGCACACCGGGATCGAACTGTCCCGCAAACTCGTCGACCAACTCATGTGCGAAGCCGACCGCACCTACCTCGTGAAGCCCGAGGACCAGCCTGGCAGAGTCACACTGCTGACCGACACCCAACAGCGGCTGTTCCAAGGCAAACTCCGCCGCATCCTCGAACTCCGCGACGGCGGCTGCGCCTTCCCCGGATGCGACCGGCCACCAGGCTGGTGCCACGCCCACCACGTTGTCCCGTGGAGTAAAGGCGGACCCACCACCCGCGACAACGGGGTACTGCTCTGCGGCTACCACCACCGCCTCATCCACCAAGGCGCATGGCAAATCCGAATCGCACTCGACGGATTACCCGAGTTCTTACCCCCGGACTGGATCGACTCCCAGCGCCGACCACTCCGCAACCACCGCCTCACCCCGGCCGCCTAA
- a CDS encoding MAPEG family protein, whose protein sequence is MTIALICTAILAALVFVLGFNVSRMRGVTAKTGGSQMPTDPASPLLIAQRAHGNAVEYIPILMVLFLLVGARSPIVVAIPLIAGATLARLLHAYGMITARTLAAEGKLRMVGAMGTYLFGVALAVALAFSL, encoded by the coding sequence ATGACCATCGCCCTCATCTGCACCGCGATCCTCGCCGCCCTGGTGTTCGTCCTCGGCTTCAACGTCTCGCGGATGCGCGGCGTCACCGCGAAGACGGGCGGCTCCCAGATGCCGACCGACCCGGCCAGCCCGCTGCTGATCGCCCAACGAGCGCACGGCAACGCCGTCGAGTACATCCCGATCCTGATGGTGCTGTTCCTGCTGGTCGGCGCCCGCAGCCCGATCGTCGTGGCCATCCCGCTCATCGCCGGTGCCACCCTCGCCCGGCTGCTGCACGCGTACGGCATGATCACCGCGCGCACCCTGGCCGCCGAGGGCAAGCTGCGCATGGTGGGCGCGATGGGCACGTACCTGTTCGGCGTCGCGCTCGCCGTCGCCCTGGCCTTCAGCCTCTGA
- the clpB gene encoding ATP-dependent chaperone ClpB has product MDAQKLTTKSQEALSAAVREASTAGNPSVEPMHLLHTLLAVPESTAGGLLEAVGADRNAVAQSAVDGVKRLPAASGSSVQAPNLARPLFQVLSIAQDRATELGDEYVSTEHLLVGLATVGSPAKDILTKVGATPEALLAAFAKMRGSQRVTSPDPESTFKALEKYSVDLTDRAREGKLDPVIGRDTEIRRVIQVLSRRTKNNPVLIGEPGVGKTAVVEGLAQRIVAGDVPESLKGRRLVSLDLGAMVAGAKYRGEFEERLKAVLAEIKDSEGHVITFIDELHTVVGAGATGDGSMDAGNMLKPMLARGELRMIGATTLDEYRQRIEKDPALERRFAQVYVGEPTVEDTIAILRGLSERYEAHHKVQISDAALVAAATLSNRYITGRKLPDKAIDLVDESASRLRMEIDSSPIEIDQLRRQVDRMKMEELALSKEDDPASQERLARLRGELADREEQLRGLEARWEKEKSGLNRVGDAKQQLDDLRVQAERAQREGDLETASRILYAEIPQLEKELDDADSSSPSSEEALDEVPPMVRDEVGPDEIADVVSSWTGIPTGRLLEGETGKLLRMEDELGKRLIGQKRAVAAVSDAVRRARAGISDPDRPTGSFLFLGPTGTGKTELAKALAEFLFDDERAMVRIDMSEYSEKHSVARLVGAPPGYVGYEEGGQLTEAVRRRPYSVILLDEVEKAHPEIFDVLLQVLDDGRLTDGQGRTVDLRNVILILTSNLGSQYLADPAMPEDKKREMVMNVVRNSFKPEFLNRLDEVVLFDALGSEELTRIVDLQVALLARRLAERRIILDVTDGAKEWLALTGYDPVYGARPLKRLVQSAIGDELARKLLAGDVRDGNTVFVDVNEDKDSLEIRTESVPAIPA; this is encoded by the coding sequence CACGTTGCTGGCTGTGCCAGAGAGCACCGCCGGCGGACTCCTCGAAGCGGTCGGCGCGGACCGCAACGCGGTCGCGCAATCCGCGGTTGACGGGGTCAAGCGGCTGCCTGCCGCGAGCGGAAGCTCAGTGCAGGCGCCGAATCTTGCCCGCCCGCTGTTCCAGGTCCTGTCGATCGCGCAGGACCGCGCGACCGAGCTGGGCGACGAGTACGTCTCGACCGAGCATCTGCTCGTCGGACTCGCGACCGTCGGCAGCCCGGCCAAGGACATCCTCACGAAGGTCGGTGCGACTCCCGAGGCCCTGCTCGCCGCGTTCGCCAAGATGCGCGGCTCGCAGCGGGTGACCTCGCCCGACCCGGAGAGCACGTTCAAGGCGCTGGAGAAGTACAGCGTCGACCTGACCGACCGAGCGCGCGAGGGCAAGCTCGACCCGGTGATCGGGCGGGACACCGAGATCCGTCGCGTGATCCAGGTGCTTTCCCGGCGTACGAAGAACAACCCGGTGCTGATCGGTGAGCCCGGCGTCGGCAAGACCGCGGTCGTCGAGGGGCTGGCGCAGCGGATCGTCGCGGGCGACGTCCCCGAGTCGCTGAAGGGGCGGCGGCTGGTGTCGCTCGACCTCGGCGCGATGGTGGCGGGCGCGAAGTACCGCGGCGAGTTCGAGGAGCGGTTGAAGGCCGTCCTCGCGGAGATCAAGGACTCCGAGGGGCACGTGATCACGTTCATCGACGAGCTGCACACCGTCGTCGGCGCCGGCGCGACCGGCGACGGCTCGATGGACGCGGGCAACATGCTGAAGCCGATGCTCGCGCGCGGCGAGCTGCGGATGATCGGCGCGACGACGCTGGACGAGTACCGCCAGCGCATCGAGAAGGACCCCGCGCTGGAACGCCGGTTCGCCCAGGTGTACGTCGGCGAACCGACCGTCGAGGACACGATCGCCATCCTGCGTGGACTTTCCGAGCGGTACGAGGCGCACCACAAGGTGCAGATCTCCGACGCCGCGCTGGTGGCGGCGGCGACGCTGTCCAACCGGTACATCACCGGACGCAAGCTGCCGGACAAGGCGATCGACCTCGTGGACGAGTCGGCGAGCCGGCTGCGGATGGAGATCGACTCGAGCCCGATCGAGATCGACCAGCTGCGGCGCCAGGTCGACCGGATGAAGATGGAGGAGCTCGCGCTCTCCAAGGAGGACGACCCGGCTTCGCAGGAACGCCTTGCCCGCTTGCGTGGTGAGCTCGCGGATCGCGAGGAGCAGCTGCGCGGGCTGGAGGCGCGGTGGGAGAAGGAGAAGTCCGGCCTCAACCGTGTTGGTGACGCGAAGCAGCAGTTGGACGACCTGCGGGTGCAGGCCGAACGGGCGCAGCGTGAGGGCGACCTGGAGACGGCTTCGCGGATCCTGTACGCGGAGATTCCTCAACTGGAGAAGGAGCTCGACGACGCGGACTCTTCTTCGCCGTCCTCGGAGGAGGCCCTGGATGAGGTGCCGCCGATGGTGCGCGACGAGGTCGGGCCGGACGAGATCGCCGACGTTGTCTCTTCGTGGACGGGGATTCCGACCGGGCGGCTGCTCGAGGGGGAGACCGGGAAGCTGCTCCGGATGGAGGACGAGCTCGGGAAGCGTCTGATCGGTCAGAAGCGCGCGGTCGCGGCGGTGTCGGATGCCGTACGTCGTGCGCGGGCTGGGATTTCCGATCCGGACCGTCCGACGGGGTCGTTCCTGTTCCTGGGTCCGACGGGTACGGGCAAGACGGAGCTGGCGAAGGCCTTGGCGGAGTTCTTGTTCGACGACGAGCGGGCGATGGTCCGGATCGACATGTCGGAGTACTCCGAGAAGCACTCGGTGGCGCGGCTGGTGGGTGCGCCGCCGGGATATGTGGGCTACGAAGAGGGCGGCCAGCTGACCGAGGCCGTGCGGCGGCGTCCGTACTCGGTGATCCTGCTCGACGAGGTCGAGAAGGCGCACCCGGAGATCTTCGACGTGCTGCTGCAGGTGCTGGACGACGGGCGGCTGACCGATGGGCAGGGTCGTACGGTCGATCTGCGGAACGTGATCCTGATCCTGACCAGCAACCTGGGCTCGCAGTACCTCGCGGATCCGGCGATGCCGGAGGACAAGAAGCGCGAGATGGTGATGAACGTCGTGCGCAACTCGTTCAAGCCGGAGTTCCTCAACCGGCTCGACGAGGTCGTGCTGTTCGACGCGCTGGGCAGCGAGGAGCTGACCCGGATCGTCGACCTCCAGGTTGCGTTGTTGGCGCGCCGCCTTGCCGAGCGGCGGATCATCCTGGACGTGACCGACGGCGCGAAAGAGTGGCTGGCCCTGACAGGCTACGACCCGGTCTACGGCGCCCGGCCGTTGAAGCGTCTGGTGCAGTCGGCGATCGGCGATGAGCTGGCGCGCAAGCTGTTGGCTGGCGACGTGCGGGACGGGAACACGGTGTTCGTGGACGTCAACGAGGACAAGGACTCCCTGGAGATCCGCACCGAGTCGGTGCCAGCCATCCCGGCCTAG